The sequence CGCGGGCAGGGCCTTGGCCGCGACGGGCTCGACCTGCACGAGCAGGCCGCCGGCGCGCTCGACGAGGCCCTGGGCGGAGTCGCGGGTCCGGGACGCCGCGGTGGCCACCCGGTCCACGTGCTCGACCTGCTCGGCGGCCGCCGAGCGCACGGCGTCGACGCCCGTGACGGCGCGCTCGGCGTCGGCGACGACGAGGTCGACGCGGGCCAGGAGGCCCTGGGCCTCGGTGGCGACGGTGTCGATGCGGGAGACCACGCCCTCGACGCGGCTGAGCAGCGCGTCGACCCGGCCGACGAGGCCGAAGGCGGTGCCCACGAGGTCGGTGCCGGAGCTCACGAGCTCGGACAGGAGGCGGTCGGGGCGCGGGATCATGATGTGCTCACACCCCGATGGTCCGCGGCGGGAACCACGATCTGCAACAACCCCTGCGCTCCTGCATCCCTGACCTGCGGTTCCCGCCGCGGACGAGGCTGGGGTACCCCCGGCCCGGCGCGCCAAACACCGCCCGGGCGGGGCCGGGCGGACCGGTCGACGGGGGCACGGCGGGCTGCCCGCCGGCGCGCCGTGTATTACGACCAGATAAACACAGTCATCCCCGTCTTGACTCTGCGGGGACCCTGACAGAGGGTGCGAGGGTCTGCCCGTCCACGGGCAGAGTCGAGAAGGAGTCCTGCCACGTGACAACCCACACCACCCGGGGACGGCGCGTCGTCGCCGTCCTCGCCGGCGCGGCCACCGCTGCCGCCGGTGCTGTCGCCGTCACCGCACCGGCGACCGCCGAACCCCTGCCGTACACCGACGGCAGCTACGTCGTCCTGCTCGACGACCCCGCGCTGGCCTCCTACACCGGTGGCATCCCCGGTCTCGAGGCGACCCGGCCCGGGGCGGGGGAGTCCGTCGACCTGACCGGCGCCGCCGCGAAGGAGTACGCCGGCTACCTCGCCGACACCCAGGCCGACCTGCTGGCCGCCGTGGACGCCGAGGCCACGTACACCTACCAGGTCGCCTTCAACGGCTTCGCGGCCGAGCTCGACGGCGCCCGCGCCACCAAGCTGGCCGGGCTGCCGGGCGTGCGCGCCGTGCTCCCGGACGAGGAGCGCTCCCTCGACACCGTGCAGACCCCGGACATCCTGGGCCTCACCGGCGACGACGGCGTGTGGGCGGACCTCGGCGGCACCGACGCCGCGGGCGAGGGCGTCGTGGTCGGCGTCGTCGACTCCGGCGTCTGGCCCGAGAACCCCTCCTTCGCGGGGGCGAGCCTGCGCCAGGGCAAGGCACCGCTCACCGACGGCAAGGGCCGCGCGGTCAGCCGCAACCCGCTCATGGGCAAGCCGTTCATCACGCCCGCGGGCGAGGTCGTCATGCGCAAGGCCGACGGCACCCTGTTCCGCGGGGCCTGCCAGACCGGCGAGGCCTGGGACTCGGCGACGCTGTGCAACGACAAGCTCATCACCGCCCGCTACTTCGCCGACAGCTTCCTGCGGACCGTGCCGGCCGCGAACCGGGCCGAGTTCGAGTTCATCTCCGCGCGCGACGGCGACGGCCACGGCTCCCACACCGCCTCCACGGCGGCCGGCAACGACGGCGTGCCGATGAGCATCGACGGCCAGGACCTGGGCGAGGGCTCGGGCATGGCGCCCGGCGCCAAGCTCGCCGTCTACAAGGTGTGCTGGGAGGACGACGACCCGGACACCGGCGGCTGCTACACCGCGGACTCGGTCAAGGCGATCGACCAGGCCGTCAAGGACGGCGTCGACGTCCTCAACTTCTCGATCTCCGGCTCCACCACGACGGTCGTCGACGCGGTCGAGCTGGCGTTCTACAACGCCGCCAACGCCGGCGTCTTCGTCGCCGCCTCGGCCGGCAACTCCGGCCCCGGCGCCTCGACCGTCGCGCACAACAGCCCGTGGGTGACCACGGTCGCCGCCACGACGTTCAAGCGCGACGAGGCCACCGTCCTGCTCGGCGACGGCACCCGTCACAAGGGCGCCTCCGTCACCCGCACCGGTCTGCCGTCCTCGCCTCTCGTGCTGTCGACCGCGGCCCTGCTCGCCGGCCGGCCCGCCGAGGAGGCGCGCCTGTGCTACCCCGGCGCCCTCGACCCCGCCGTCGTCACCGGCACCGTCGTGGTCTGCGACCGCGGCGTCACCGACCGGGTCTCCAAGTCCGCGGCCGTCAGGGCCGCCGGCGGTATCGGCATGGTCCTCACCAACACCGCGCCGGGCAGCCTCGACCCCGACTTCCACGCGGTCCCCACGGTCCACGTCGACGAGGTCGCCGGTGCGGCGATCAAGGCGTACGTGCGCAGCACCGCCGGCGCCACGGCGGCCCTCGAGGCCGGCGACACGACCGGCGGCACGCCCACGCCGGTCCCGCAGGCCGCGGGCTTCTCCTCGCGCGGCCCGGCGCTGTCCAGCGGCAGCGACCTGCTCAAGCCCGACATCACCGCGCCCGGCGTGGCGGTCGTCGCGGCCTACGCGCCCGGCGCCACCGGCAACAGCTTCAACGCCATCTCGGGCACCTCGATGTCCAGCCCGCACGTCGCCGGCCTGGCCGCGCTCGTGCTCGGCGAGAACCCGCTCTGGCACCCCAGCGTCGTCAAGTCCGCGATGATGACCACCGCGGTCGACATCCTCGGCGCGGACGGTGCCCCCGCCACCGACCCGTTCGCCCAGGGCGCCGGGTTCGTCAACCCGTCCTCGATGTTCTCGCCGGGGCTCGTGCTGCCGGCCGACGAGGACGACTGGGGCGGCTTCTACGCCGGCCAGGGGCTGCAGCTCGGCGACACCGGCGAGGAGTTCGAGCCGGTAGAGCCGTCGGACCTCAACTACCCCTCGGTCGCCATCGGCCAGCAGGCCGGCCCGCAGACCGTGACGCGCACGTTCCAGGCCCTGCAGGCCGGGACCTGGACGGTCGACGCGGACGTGCCCGGCTACGAGGTGAGCAGCTCGGTCGCCACGGTGACCGGGAACGCGGGCGGGAAGAGGACCACCTCCGTCGACTTCACGTTCACCCGCACCGACGCCGACCTCGCGCAGTTCGCCACCGGCTTCATCACCCTGACCGGGCCCACCACGGTCCGGATGCCGGTCGCCCTGCGCCCGGTCTCCGTCGCCGCCCCGGCCGAGGTGGAGGCCGCCGTCGCCGACGGCTCCGTCGAGATCACGGTCACCGCCGGCTTCGACGGCGAGCTCGACCTCACCTCGCAGGGCCTCGCCGAGGGCGTCACCCGCACGGGGACCATCGCGGCCACGGTGCGCTCGGCGTCGGTCTCCGAGGTCCCGGCCGGGACGTCGCTGGCCCGGTTCGACCTGGACTCGGCCGACGACGCCGGGGACTTCGACCTGGTCGTCTACCGGATGAACGACGCCGGCACCGCCCTGGTCGCGGTCGCCGGTCAGTCCGCGACCGGTGCCGCCGACGAGCGGGTCGACCTGCTCGACCCCGCCCCGGGGCTGTACTACTCGGTGGTCGAGAACTACGCCAACGCCCCCGGCGCGACCACCGGTGCGTTCTCGTTCACGACCTACGCGGTGACCCCGTCGACCACGCTCGGCGGGTTCACCACCGAGCCCGGGTCGCTCACGGTCACCGCCGGCGAGGACGCCACGTACGACGCGGTCTGGTCCGGGCTCGAGCCCGGCTCCCGCTACCTCGGCTGGGTCGCCTACGAGGGCGCGCTCGCACCCACGGTGGTGACGGTCGGCTGACCCCTCCCGTCCCGCACGCCGCGGCCCCCCGTCCTGCTGGGCGGGGGGCCGCGGCGTCGGTGGCGGTCGTGGCGCGCAGCCCTCGTGCGCTGCTATGTTCACGTTCACATCAGGGGCCGGCAGCCCCGACCGGACGACACGACGAGGTGCCGTATGAGCAGCACGAGCCGCCCCGCGGCGCCGGGGCTGCACGACGTCGCCCGCCTGGCGGGGGTCTCGCACCAGACCGTCTCCCGCGTGCTCAACGACCGCCCCCACGTCAGGCCCGACACCCGGGCGCGGGTGGAGCGCGCGGTCGCCGAGCTCGGCTACCGCCCCAACGTCGCCGCGCGGACGCTGGTCACCCGGCGCGCGACCACGCTCGGCATCGTCGCCGTCCGCACCACGTACTTCGGCCCCGCCAGCCTGCTGGCCGCCATCGAGCAGGCCGCGCGCGCCGAGGGGTGGTTCGTCAGCATCGTCGCCCTGCAGGACCTCGACGGTCCCGCGCTGGCCGGCGCGCTCGACCAGCTGCAGCAGCTCGCGGTCGCGGGCGTCGTCGTCATCGCCCCGCAGCGCTCGGCCGCCCAGGAGCTGCGCGAGCGGCCGCCCGTGGTCCCGGTCGTCGCCGTCGACGGCGGGCTCGAGGCCGACCTGCCGGTGGTCTGCGTCGACCAGGCCGCCGGGGCGCGCGTGCTCACCGAGCACCTGCTGGGCCTCGGGCACCGCACGGTGCACCACGTCGCCGGCCCCGAGGGCTGGCTCGACGCCGAGCAGCGTGTCGCCGGCTGGTCGGGCGCGCTGCAGGACGCCGGGGCCCCCGTGCCCCCGACCGTCCGGGGGGACTGGACCCCGGCGTCGGGGTACGCCGCCGGCCTGGCGCTCGCCGTCGACCCCGAGGTCACCGCCGTCTTCGCCGGCAACGACCAGATGGCCCTCGGGGTGGTCCGGGCGCTGCAGGCCTGCCGCCGGCGCGTGCCGCAGGACGTCAGCGTCGTCGGCTTCGACGACGTGCCCGAGGCCGAGTTCGTCGGTCCCGGCCTGACGACCATCCACCAGAACTTCGCCGAGGTCGGCCGCCGGAGCATCCGGCACCTGCTGGCCCTCGTCCACGGCGGGCAGGCGCCGCCGGACGGCGTCGTCGCCCCCGAGCTCGTCGTCCGCGACAGCACCGGCCCCCCACCAGCCCACGCACCCCACCGCACAGCCCCAGGACCGCACGAGAGGACCAGCGCACCATGAGCGAGCACAGCACGGGGGCACCCCCCGTCG comes from Aquipuribacter hungaricus and encodes:
- a CDS encoding LacI family DNA-binding transcriptional regulator is translated as MSSTSRPAAPGLHDVARLAGVSHQTVSRVLNDRPHVRPDTRARVERAVAELGYRPNVAARTLVTRRATTLGIVAVRTTYFGPASLLAAIEQAARAEGWFVSIVALQDLDGPALAGALDQLQQLAVAGVVVIAPQRSAAQELRERPPVVPVVAVDGGLEADLPVVCVDQAAGARVLTEHLLGLGHRTVHHVAGPEGWLDAEQRVAGWSGALQDAGAPVPPTVRGDWTPASGYAAGLALAVDPEVTAVFAGNDQMALGVVRALQACRRRVPQDVSVVGFDDVPEAEFVGPGLTTIHQNFAEVGRRSIRHLLALVHGGQAPPDGVVAPELVVRDSTGPPPAHAPHRTAPGPHERTSAP
- a CDS encoding S8 family serine peptidase, with the translated sequence MTTHTTRGRRVVAVLAGAATAAAGAVAVTAPATAEPLPYTDGSYVVLLDDPALASYTGGIPGLEATRPGAGESVDLTGAAAKEYAGYLADTQADLLAAVDAEATYTYQVAFNGFAAELDGARATKLAGLPGVRAVLPDEERSLDTVQTPDILGLTGDDGVWADLGGTDAAGEGVVVGVVDSGVWPENPSFAGASLRQGKAPLTDGKGRAVSRNPLMGKPFITPAGEVVMRKADGTLFRGACQTGEAWDSATLCNDKLITARYFADSFLRTVPAANRAEFEFISARDGDGHGSHTASTAAGNDGVPMSIDGQDLGEGSGMAPGAKLAVYKVCWEDDDPDTGGCYTADSVKAIDQAVKDGVDVLNFSISGSTTTVVDAVELAFYNAANAGVFVAASAGNSGPGASTVAHNSPWVTTVAATTFKRDEATVLLGDGTRHKGASVTRTGLPSSPLVLSTAALLAGRPAEEARLCYPGALDPAVVTGTVVVCDRGVTDRVSKSAAVRAAGGIGMVLTNTAPGSLDPDFHAVPTVHVDEVAGAAIKAYVRSTAGATAALEAGDTTGGTPTPVPQAAGFSSRGPALSSGSDLLKPDITAPGVAVVAAYAPGATGNSFNAISGTSMSSPHVAGLAALVLGENPLWHPSVVKSAMMTTAVDILGADGAPATDPFAQGAGFVNPSSMFSPGLVLPADEDDWGGFYAGQGLQLGDTGEEFEPVEPSDLNYPSVAIGQQAGPQTVTRTFQALQAGTWTVDADVPGYEVSSSVATVTGNAGGKRTTSVDFTFTRTDADLAQFATGFITLTGPTTVRMPVALRPVSVAAPAEVEAAVADGSVEITVTAGFDGELDLTSQGLAEGVTRTGTIAATVRSASVSEVPAGTSLARFDLDSADDAGDFDLVVYRMNDAGTALVAVAGQSATGAADERVDLLDPAPGLYYSVVENYANAPGATTGAFSFTTYAVTPSTTLGGFTTEPGSLTVTAGEDATYDAVWSGLEPGSRYLGWVAYEGALAPTVVTVG